Proteins encoded within one genomic window of Flavobacterium sp. NG2:
- a CDS encoding lipocalin family protein, giving the protein MKKSILIFAFLIFTLFSCSNNDNDSTTSSTVDVSKLSGTWLLDNAKLDGENVSSSYKIVLTSDNIANFYYQNKTSNTTYGPDTIETGPYLLNNTTLKISWYGSGTTTNYQIIELTSVKFVLKSIIPNEGTLVETYKK; this is encoded by the coding sequence ATGAAAAAATCAATTTTAATTTTCGCTTTCTTAATATTTACACTTTTCTCTTGTTCAAACAATGACAACGATTCTACAACTTCATCAACTGTCGATGTAAGTAAACTATCAGGCACATGGTTACTTGATAATGCTAAACTAGATGGGGAAAATGTTAGTTCTTCTTATAAAATAGTATTAACATCAGATAATATAGCAAATTTTTATTATCAAAATAAAACTTCTAACACAACCTATGGTCCGGATACTATTGAAACTGGCCCCTATTTATTGAATAATACAACTTTAAAAATTTCATGGTATGGATCAGGTACTACAACCAATTATCAAATTATAGAACTAACATCTGTCAAATTTGTTTTAAAAAGCATCATACCGAATGAAGGAACCCTTGTTGAAACTTACAAAAAATAA
- a CDS encoding porin family protein: protein MRLFFSCLYLLSFFSLAAQEEIKTQKSPIIAVDSLYREDQFYFGFTYNTLQNKPDQLAQNKFSTGFSAGFLRDMPVNKARTVAIAPGLGITYNNYIQNLSIQENGSDIDYSIFTTTDYSKNRLSQLFIDIPIEFRWRTSTYTSYKFWRVHGGVKFSYLVYDRYIYKNGNEKTIITQNPDYNKLQYGVYLATGYNTFNLYAYYGLNSLFKSAQIEGNKIDMSTLNLGLIFYIL, encoded by the coding sequence ATGCGATTATTTTTTAGCTGCTTGTATTTGTTATCGTTTTTTAGTTTGGCTGCACAGGAGGAAATAAAGACTCAAAAATCACCTATTATTGCCGTTGATTCCTTATACCGAGAAGACCAATTTTATTTTGGATTCACCTATAACACCTTACAAAACAAGCCCGATCAATTAGCACAAAACAAATTTTCCACAGGATTTTCGGCTGGATTTCTAAGAGATATGCCTGTAAACAAAGCACGAACAGTAGCCATTGCTCCAGGACTTGGAATTACCTACAACAACTACATTCAAAATTTAAGTATCCAAGAAAACGGTTCTGATATCGATTACAGCATTTTCACCACAACCGATTATTCAAAAAATAGATTATCCCAACTTTTTATAGACATCCCTATCGAATTTCGTTGGCGCACATCAACTTATACTTCGTATAAATTTTGGCGCGTTCACGGAGGTGTAAAATTCAGCTATTTAGTCTACGACCGTTACATATACAAAAACGGTAACGAAAAAACGATAATAACTCAAAATCCCGATTACAACAAACTGCAGTACGGTGTTTATCTTGCCACTGGTTACAACACCTTCAATCTATATGCCTATTATGGATTAAATTCACTGTTTAAATCAGCACAAATTGAGGGTAATAAAATTGACATGAGCACCTTAAACCTAGGGCTTATTTTCTACATTTTATAA
- a CDS encoding transposase codes for MKDSLVELLKLLLPEIIVDYFELTSYEKGEEILHLYLKEINSIPKEYRQNKLSSKGFFDEITVQDFPIRGHQVYLHITRRRWLNEDTGQVVFRDWNLVADGTRVTQEFASFLKEINRFKA; via the coding sequence ATGAAAGATTCCTTAGTTGAACTTCTCAAGTTATTGTTGCCAGAAATTATCGTTGATTATTTTGAACTTACTTCTTATGAAAAAGGTGAAGAAATTCTTCATTTATACTTAAAAGAGATTAATTCGATTCCAAAAGAATACCGTCAAAACAAATTAAGTTCAAAAGGTTTTTTTGATGAGATAACTGTTCAAGATTTTCCAATACGTGGACATCAAGTGTACCTACACATTACTCGTAGAAGATGGCTTAACGAAGATACTGGACAAGTTGTATTTAGAGATTGGAATTTAGTAGCAGACGGAACTCGGGTAACACAGGAGTTTGCGTCTTTTTTAAAAGAAATCAATAGATTCAAAGCCTAA
- a CDS encoding polysaccharide deacetylase family protein: protein MSRQKLRILEYHSISTNGFVDQITIRKEDLIAQFDYLKKNNFTTLWLSEVDEFISKQKPLPPRSVVLTFDDGFLDNYTILYPLLKQYDFKAVCFVVLGRIGQKIDWSGKFINENENMVLMNKEQLVEIGSHIELGYHSFKHDNYALLSLEKIEEDLQLCQEVIAREQLNIFPALAYTYGGYYRKNSGYQSDFFKLLKKYGIRYGLRIGNRINILPFKNNYEVQRIDIRGFDSLAVFKLKVWLGRKKFF, encoded by the coding sequence TTGTCAAGACAAAAATTAAGGATTCTCGAGTATCATTCTATTTCAACAAATGGTTTTGTAGATCAAATCACAATAAGAAAAGAGGATTTAATAGCACAATTTGATTATTTAAAAAAGAATAATTTCACAACATTGTGGCTGTCTGAAGTAGATGAATTTATTAGTAAGCAGAAGCCTTTACCACCTAGATCAGTAGTACTTACTTTTGACGACGGTTTTTTGGACAATTATACGATTTTGTATCCATTACTTAAACAGTACGACTTTAAAGCTGTTTGCTTTGTTGTTTTAGGAAGAATAGGCCAAAAAATAGATTGGAGTGGCAAATTTATAAATGAAAATGAAAATATGGTTCTAATGAATAAAGAGCAATTAGTAGAAATAGGCTCTCATATAGAACTAGGGTATCACTCTTTCAAACATGATAATTACGCCTTACTTTCTTTAGAGAAAATCGAAGAAGATTTACAACTTTGTCAAGAGGTAATAGCGAGAGAACAATTAAATATATTTCCTGCTTTAGCTTATACTTATGGCGGATATTATAGAAAAAACAGCGGTTACCAATCTGATTTTTTCAAACTATTAAAAAAGTACGGCATTCGCTATGGATTAAGAATAGGAAATAGAATTAACATATTACCCTTTAAAAATAATTATGAAGTACAACGTATCGACATTAGAGGTTTTGATAGTTTAGCGGTTTTTAAACTAAAAGTTTGGTTGGGAAGAAAAAAGTTTTTTTAG
- a CDS encoding bifunctional UDP-N-acetylmuramoyl-tripeptide:D-alanyl-D-alanine ligase/alanine racemase, producing MSIPLKNIISAIDTKSYDTVDDDVIIDHVSIDSRSSHNSPNTLFFALIGPNNDAHTYIPQLINEGVQHFVVSYIPKDLEKKASFILVENTLEALQKFAVYYRELFDFPVIGITGSNGKTIVKEWLNFLLSPDYNAIRSPKSFNSQVGVPLSVIAINEKHNLGIFEAGISTVNEMEKLEPIVQPSIGVLTNIGSSHDEGFENTDQKIKEKLLLFKHSSILIYKKNERVDALLPKNIPTFSWSFDDATANLLVYKTETQNQKTTLYYQYQEKSFQIEIPFEDYASIENAISCLMVLLYFNYSNSVIQSRMHLLYPVEMRLKVKNGINNCSLIDDSYSSDYQSLKIALDFLDSQNKFQKKTLILSDILQSGLSNEELYSRVAKLVVSNKISRVIGIGETITAFQNKFTNCITYPSTIDFLTDFENLDFSNETILVKGARSFEFEEIIAVLEEKKHETVFEINLNALSYNLNFFRSKLQPNVKIMVMVKAFGYGNGGLEIAKLLEHHKVDYLGVAFADEGISLKNGGIRLPIMVLNPESTSYSSIIQHQLEPEIYNLKGLHNFIKIAEQKKLKNFPIHIKVDTGMHRLGFERNDIDELIQTLKGNTSVQVKSILSHMATSDDAKHYDFALKQINLFDELSSKIMTELQIHPIRHILNTSGISNFPEAQFNMVRLGIGIYGVSNDTEEQKYLENVGTLKSIISQIRTIPAGDSVGYGRRFMAEKETKIATIPIGYADGISRAWGNGVGYVTIKNQKAQIVGSVCMDMLMVDVSIIPCNEGDDVIIFGESPTVSEMAHHLNTIPYEVLTSISQRVKRVFYR from the coding sequence ATGAGCATACCACTAAAAAACATTATTTCGGCCATTGACACCAAATCATATGATACTGTAGATGATGATGTAATTATCGATCATGTTTCCATTGATAGCCGTTCATCACACAATAGCCCAAACACCTTGTTTTTTGCACTAATTGGTCCCAATAACGATGCCCATACTTATATCCCACAACTAATTAACGAAGGTGTTCAACATTTTGTAGTAAGCTATATCCCAAAAGATTTAGAAAAAAAAGCCTCATTTATTCTAGTAGAAAACACGCTTGAAGCTTTACAAAAATTTGCTGTTTATTATCGAGAATTATTCGACTTTCCCGTAATAGGAATAACTGGCAGTAACGGAAAAACCATTGTCAAAGAATGGCTTAATTTTCTACTTAGCCCTGATTACAACGCCATTCGAAGCCCGAAAAGTTTTAATTCGCAAGTAGGTGTTCCACTATCAGTCATCGCCATTAACGAGAAACACAATCTGGGTATTTTTGAAGCAGGAATTTCCACGGTTAATGAAATGGAAAAATTAGAACCTATTGTACAACCTAGCATTGGAGTGCTAACCAATATTGGTTCTTCTCATGACGAAGGCTTTGAAAATACAGACCAAAAAATAAAAGAAAAACTATTGCTTTTTAAGCATTCTAGCATACTCATTTATAAAAAAAATGAACGTGTAGATGCTTTATTACCCAAAAATATCCCAACCTTTAGCTGGAGTTTTGATGATGCAACAGCAAACCTCTTAGTCTATAAAACTGAAACGCAAAACCAAAAAACAACTCTTTATTACCAGTACCAAGAAAAGTCATTTCAAATCGAAATCCCTTTTGAAGACTATGCTTCCATTGAAAATGCAATTTCATGCTTGATGGTGTTACTGTATTTCAATTATAGCAACAGTGTCATTCAATCGCGAATGCATTTACTATACCCGGTTGAAATGCGATTGAAAGTTAAAAACGGAATCAACAATTGCAGCTTGATTGACGACAGTTACAGCTCTGACTATCAATCCTTAAAAATAGCCTTGGACTTTCTAGACAGTCAAAATAAATTCCAAAAGAAAACCCTTATTTTGTCAGACATCCTTCAAAGCGGATTATCAAACGAAGAGTTGTATAGTCGGGTGGCAAAATTAGTGGTTTCAAACAAAATTTCGAGAGTTATTGGTATTGGTGAAACGATTACCGCTTTCCAAAACAAATTCACTAATTGCATCACCTACCCCAGCACAATTGATTTTTTGACCGATTTCGAAAATTTAGACTTCTCCAATGAAACCATCTTAGTCAAAGGAGCACGTTCATTTGAATTTGAAGAAATCATAGCCGTTTTGGAAGAGAAAAAACATGAAACGGTGTTCGAAATCAATCTCAATGCGTTAAGTTATAATCTGAATTTTTTCCGTTCTAAATTGCAACCCAATGTCAAGATTATGGTAATGGTAAAGGCATTTGGTTATGGCAATGGCGGACTGGAAATCGCTAAATTATTAGAGCACCATAAAGTAGATTACTTAGGAGTCGCTTTTGCCGATGAAGGCATCTCATTAAAAAATGGAGGCATCCGCTTACCTATTATGGTCTTGAACCCTGAAAGTACAAGTTATTCTTCGATAATTCAACATCAATTAGAACCCGAGATTTACAACCTCAAAGGACTTCACAATTTCATAAAAATAGCCGAGCAAAAAAAATTAAAAAATTTCCCCATTCATATAAAAGTAGATACAGGTATGCACCGTTTGGGCTTTGAACGCAACGATATCGATGAATTAATTCAAACGCTTAAAGGCAATACTTCTGTTCAAGTCAAAAGTATTTTGTCTCATATGGCAACTAGTGATGACGCCAAACATTATGATTTTGCCTTAAAGCAAATTAATCTTTTTGATGAATTATCGTCTAAAATCATGACCGAACTACAGATACACCCAATAAGGCATATTTTAAACACTTCAGGTATAAGTAATTTTCCCGAAGCACAATTCAATATGGTCCGTTTAGGAATCGGAATTTACGGCGTCTCAAATGACACCGAAGAGCAAAAATACTTAGAAAATGTAGGCACTTTAAAATCCATTATCTCTCAAATTCGCACCATTCCCGCAGGAGACAGTGTCGGTTACGGCAGACGCTTTATGGCCGAAAAAGAAACTAAAATTGCCACAATCCCCATTGGTTATGCCGATGGAATTTCGAGAGCCTGGGGTAATGGCGTGGGTTATGTAACTATAAAAAACCAGAAAGCCCAAATTGTAGGAAGCGTGTGTATGGATATGCTTATGGTGGACGTATCAATCATTCCATGCAACGAAGGAGATGACGTTATTATCTTTGGCGAAAGCCCAACCGTTTCAGAAATGGCACACCATCTAAATACAATACCATATGAAGTACTTACAAGCATTTCTCAACGTGTAAAACGTGTCTTTTACAGATAA
- a CDS encoding phage integrase SAM-like domain-containing protein: MATIQFRVRSKANKNVSIKVRLSIDRNNVFELNTGFAIHPKDWSEATGLPKQNNPENKLLSSDLKKLDSFITNNLNTDLGKSILIDSNWLESKINDCFSRVIKTDTGLLVNHIQFIIDNANTRKVKNKIGLSPSTIKNYTLFRNIILEYQKKIKKQILFIEITKPFVDKFTNWLINTKNYSTNYAGKQLEILKTVCIDAEKNEIQVTPYSKIIPFFRESDKDRYIQTLSFDELELIKNVDLSNIEQLNKFKKENPELTKNLSITPESLSNVRNWILLGCEIGQRGGDLLEITNENIRYNGKNYYIDIVQQKTNKSVTIGIIAPHVIDIIENNLPKKIPHQKLNEYAKVICKLAGIIEVVKGTKLNIETNRKELGNYPKYELIASHCFRRSFASNYYKKIPTPILINITGHSKESLFLTYINKREDKDANADLFMQFYEKINKDKEPQLKVIKNGTND, translated from the coding sequence ATGGCAACAATACAATTTAGAGTAAGAAGTAAGGCAAACAAAAACGTCTCTATAAAAGTACGTTTATCAATAGACCGAAATAATGTATTTGAATTAAATACAGGCTTTGCAATACACCCCAAAGACTGGAGCGAAGCAACAGGACTACCAAAACAAAACAATCCCGAAAACAAACTATTATCTAGCGACCTCAAAAAATTAGATTCTTTTATAACTAATAACCTCAACACGGATTTAGGCAAAAGTATTTTGATTGATTCTAATTGGTTAGAATCAAAAATTAATGATTGTTTCAGTAGAGTTATCAAAACCGACACAGGCTTATTAGTAAATCACATTCAATTCATTATAGATAACGCAAACACTCGCAAAGTAAAAAACAAAATTGGTTTAAGCCCTAGTACTATTAAAAACTACACTTTATTCCGAAACATCATTTTAGAATATCAAAAGAAGATTAAAAAGCAAATCCTGTTTATAGAGATCACAAAACCTTTTGTTGACAAATTTACTAACTGGCTTATTAATACTAAAAACTATTCTACTAATTACGCAGGCAAACAATTAGAAATTTTAAAAACTGTTTGTATCGATGCTGAAAAGAACGAAATACAAGTAACACCTTATTCCAAAATAATTCCATTCTTTAGAGAAAGCGACAAAGACAGATACATTCAAACCCTATCGTTTGACGAATTAGAACTAATCAAAAATGTAGATTTATCAAATATTGAACAACTTAACAAATTCAAAAAAGAAAATCCCGAACTAACAAAAAACCTATCCATTACACCCGAAAGTTTAAGCAATGTTCGAAACTGGATTTTGTTAGGTTGTGAGATTGGGCAACGTGGTGGCGACTTATTAGAAATCACAAACGAAAACATTCGATATAACGGCAAAAATTATTATATCGACATCGTACAACAGAAAACAAATAAAAGTGTAACCATTGGCATAATTGCACCTCATGTGATTGATATTATCGAAAACAACTTACCTAAAAAAATTCCACACCAAAAACTAAACGAATATGCAAAAGTCATTTGCAAATTGGCAGGAATTATTGAAGTTGTAAAAGGAACTAAATTAAATATTGAAACTAACCGCAAGGAATTAGGAAACTACCCGAAGTATGAATTAATTGCTTCACATTGTTTCAGACGTTCCTTTGCCTCAAACTATTATAAAAAGATACCTACACCAATTTTAATAAATATTACAGGACATTCAAAAGAAAGTTTATTTTTGACTTACATTAATAAAAGAGAAGATAAAGATGCAAACGCCGATTTATTCATGCAGTTTTACGAGAAAATAAACAAAGACAAAGAGCCTCAACTAAAAGTTATAAAAAACGGAACAAATGACTAA
- a CDS encoding Fic family protein: MTNENFTLPPLPPPQELETIAILKQLAKSHRYLAELKGTSKTIPNESILINTLTLQEAKDSSEIENIVTTHDDLYKENILIHTNPATKEVYNYAQGLKLGFEIVRKEQLLLNKHILTIQKELLENNAGFRTQGGTKLVNSQGQTVYTPPQSATEVLDLMSNLEKFINDNEFSNIDPLIKMAIIHYQFESIHPFYDGNGRTGRIINILYLVLQGLLDIPILYLSRYITQNKAEYYQVLQDVRTKNDWEHLILYFLKSVEVTAIQTINLITNINTLMQDYKTDIQTQLPKIYSQDLINNLFRNPYTKIEFLEKELRINKRTAQNYLDKIAELGFLEKTKVGKSNYYMNNALIKVLMND, translated from the coding sequence ATGACTAACGAAAACTTTACTTTGCCACCTTTACCACCACCGCAAGAATTGGAAACCATTGCAATATTAAAACAACTTGCAAAGTCACACCGTTATTTAGCCGAATTAAAAGGAACATCAAAGACTATCCCAAACGAAAGTATTTTGATTAATACTTTGACATTACAAGAAGCAAAAGACAGTAGTGAAATAGAAAACATTGTAACTACTCACGATGATTTATATAAGGAAAACATACTAATTCATACCAACCCAGCAACCAAAGAAGTTTACAATTATGCACAGGGTTTAAAGTTAGGTTTTGAAATAGTCCGTAAAGAGCAACTTTTATTAAACAAGCACATTCTAACCATTCAAAAAGAGTTATTAGAAAATAACGCTGGATTTAGAACCCAAGGCGGTACAAAATTAGTAAACTCACAAGGGCAAACCGTTTATACGCCTCCACAAAGTGCAACCGAAGTTTTGGACTTAATGAGCAACCTAGAAAAATTCATAAATGACAATGAATTTTCAAATATTGATCCATTAATAAAAATGGCAATTATTCACTATCAATTTGAAAGCATACACCCATTTTATGATGGTAACGGTAGAACTGGAAGGATTATAAACATTCTATACTTAGTTTTACAAGGATTGTTAGATATTCCTATTTTGTATTTAAGCCGTTACATTACCCAAAATAAAGCGGAATATTACCAAGTTTTACAAGATGTAAGAACCAAAAACGACTGGGAACATTTGATTTTGTATTTTCTTAAAAGCGTTGAGGTTACAGCAATACAAACTATTAATTTAATTACGAATATTAATACTTTAATGCAGGATTACAAAACCGATATTCAAACCCAATTACCTAAAATATACAGTCAAGATTTAATAAACAACCTCTTTAGAAATCCTTACACCAAGATTGAATTTCTAGAGAAGGAATTGAGGATCAACAAAAGAACGGCACAAAATTATTTAGATAAAATTGCCGAATTAGGATTTTTAGAAAAAACAAAAGTAGGCAAATCAAACTATTACATGAATAACGCATTAATCAAAGTTTTGATGAATGACTAA
- a CDS encoding helix-turn-helix domain-containing protein: MEAIQIITTPNEFKKEIANEVKAHLDEFLKHFKPEPQKEYLSRKDVANMFGVDISSVHNWTRSGKIRAYGISGRVYYLRSEIESSLKPLND, from the coding sequence ATGGAAGCAATTCAAATCATCACAACACCCAACGAGTTTAAAAAAGAAATCGCCAACGAGGTAAAAGCCCATTTAGACGAATTTCTAAAACACTTCAAACCCGAACCCCAAAAAGAATATCTTTCCAGAAAAGATGTAGCCAATATGTTTGGTGTAGACATAAGTAGCGTCCATAATTGGACACGTTCAGGCAAAATCCGTGCTTATGGAATTTCAGGACGTGTATATTATTTACGTTCTGAAATAGAGTCCAGTCTTAAACCTTTAAACGATTAA
- a CDS encoding dipeptidase, whose translation MENIKTYILQNKERFIAELIELLKIPSVSADPAFNQDVIDAAEAIKISLEKAGCDSVEICETDGYPIVYGEKMIDPKLPTVLVYGHYDVQPADPIELWTSPPFEPEIKTTEIHPEGAIFARGACDDKGQMYMHVKAFEYMVQNDCLPCNVKFMIEGEEEVGSVNLKTFVENNTKKLQNDVILISDTGMISNQQPSITTGLRGLSYVEVAVTGPNRDLHSGLYGGAVANPINILSKMIASLHDENNHITIPGFYDKVEDLPIDERIEMAKAPFDIEDYKKALNLKAVYGEEGYTTNERNSIRPTLDVNGIWGGYTGQGAKTVIPSQAFAKISMRLVPNQDWEEITALFAKHFKNIAPEGVTVTVTPHHGGQGYVTPINSIGYQAANKAYTETFGIPAIPVRSGGSIPIVALFEKELKSKTILMGFGLDSDAIHSPNEHFGIFNYLKGIETIPLFYKYFVELSK comes from the coding sequence ATGGAAAACATCAAAACGTATATACTCCAAAACAAAGAACGTTTTATCGCCGAATTAATTGAATTATTAAAGATTCCATCGGTTAGTGCGGATCCCGCATTCAACCAAGATGTTATTGACGCAGCCGAAGCCATAAAAATAAGTCTCGAAAAAGCAGGTTGTGATAGTGTCGAAATATGTGAAACAGATGGTTATCCTATTGTTTATGGCGAAAAAATGATTGACCCAAAGCTACCTACGGTATTAGTATATGGGCATTATGATGTGCAACCTGCTGATCCAATTGAACTTTGGACTTCGCCCCCTTTTGAGCCAGAAATAAAAACTACTGAAATCCATCCTGAAGGAGCTATTTTTGCACGTGGTGCTTGTGATGACAAAGGACAAATGTATATGCATGTCAAAGCGTTCGAATATATGGTGCAAAATGACTGCTTGCCCTGTAATGTGAAATTCATGATTGAAGGGGAAGAAGAAGTAGGGAGCGTAAACCTAAAAACATTTGTCGAAAACAATACTAAAAAACTTCAAAATGATGTTATTCTGATATCGGATACAGGAATGATTTCGAATCAGCAGCCCTCAATTACAACGGGACTTCGAGGATTGAGTTATGTTGAGGTAGCGGTAACTGGACCAAACCGCGATTTGCATTCAGGTTTGTACGGAGGGGCAGTTGCTAATCCTATCAATATTTTATCCAAAATGATTGCTTCCCTTCATGACGAAAATAACCATATTACGATACCTGGTTTTTATGATAAAGTGGAAGATTTGCCAATTGATGAGCGTATTGAAATGGCTAAAGCTCCTTTTGATATCGAAGATTATAAAAAAGCGCTAAATCTTAAGGCTGTTTATGGCGAAGAAGGTTATACAACAAATGAACGGAACTCTATTCGACCAACATTAGATGTAAACGGGATTTGGGGTGGATATACTGGACAGGGTGCAAAAACAGTGATTCCGAGTCAGGCTTTCGCCAAAATATCGATGCGATTAGTGCCCAATCAAGACTGGGAGGAAATCACGGCCTTATTTGCCAAACATTTCAAAAATATTGCTCCTGAAGGTGTTACTGTTACAGTAACTCCACATCATGGAGGTCAAGGCTATGTCACTCCAATTAATAGTATTGGATATCAAGCCGCAAATAAAGCCTATACAGAAACTTTTGGGATACCTGCTATTCCTGTACGTTCTGGAGGAAGTATACCAATTGTAGCTCTATTTGAAAAAGAATTAAAAAGCAAAACCATCTTAATGGGCTTTGGGCTCGACAGTGATGCAATACATTCTCCCAACGAGCATTTTGGGATTTTTAATTACTTAAAAGGAATTGAAACCATACCGTTGTTTTATAAATACTTTGTTGAGTTGAGTAAATAA
- a CDS encoding transposase, which yields MASFYGVKGKNLLYQYKDFLSDFKIWNQKAHAKQWLIFPENIGKRLSIDETSLSNGELYTVLTNKAANGRKGTIVAMVAGTKAETVIAIIEKIPLKQRNLVNEITLDMAGNMGLIAKKCFPKAIQVTDRFHVQKLATEALQEIRIKHRWKAIDQENEAMEQAKSSKTKYEPKILTNGDTLKQLLARSRYFLYKNKSKWSQNQKERADLLFNLYPDIHKAYNLTQDLRNIFENTTDKIIAFTRLAKWHEKVNQSGFKSFNTISRTITNHYQNILNYFDNRSTNASAESFNAKIKAFRSQFRGVRNIEFFLFRLTNIYA from the coding sequence ATCGCCTCTTTCTATGGTGTCAAAGGCAAAAACCTACTATATCAATACAAGGATTTCTTAAGTGATTTTAAAATCTGGAATCAAAAAGCACATGCGAAACAATGGCTTATTTTTCCTGAAAACATTGGAAAACGGTTATCTATTGATGAAACCTCTCTTTCTAATGGCGAGCTTTACACCGTTTTAACAAACAAAGCTGCTAACGGTAGAAAAGGCACTATAGTAGCGATGGTTGCTGGAACAAAAGCAGAAACAGTAATTGCAATTATTGAAAAAATCCCTCTTAAACAACGAAACCTAGTTAATGAAATAACATTGGACATGGCTGGTAATATGGGATTAATTGCTAAAAAATGTTTTCCTAAAGCAATACAAGTGACCGACCGCTTTCATGTTCAAAAACTTGCCACTGAAGCTTTGCAAGAGATCAGAATTAAACACCGATGGAAAGCTATAGACCAAGAAAACGAAGCAATGGAACAAGCTAAAAGCAGCAAAACGAAGTATGAACCAAAAATATTAACCAACGGCGATACCCTCAAACAACTACTAGCTAGGAGTCGTTATTTTTTATACAAAAACAAATCAAAATGGTCTCAGAACCAAAAAGAACGTGCGGACTTATTATTCAATTTATATCCCGATATTCATAAAGCATACAATCTAACACAAGACTTACGCAATATCTTTGAAAACACAACTGATAAAATAATTGCTTTTACTAGACTGGCCAAATGGCATGAAAAAGTAAATCAATCAGGATTTAAGTCTTTCAACACAATATCTCGAACCATAACCAATCATTATCAAAACATATTAAACTATTTTGACAACAGAAGTACTAATGCTTCGGCAGAATCCTTCAATGCCAAAATAAAAGCTTTTAGGTCGCAGTTTAGAGGAGTTAGAAACATTGAGTTTTTCCTTTTTAGGCTAACTAATATTTATGCTTAA
- a CDS encoding glycosyltransferase, with translation MIVCPKNSRIFEVATQRNLQVVGIDYKSQFSIKTAKQLKKITRDFNANIVLLHNSKSHTLGVISSLFCGLKTPMILFRTMIKNIGTNFLNKFKYNYKGICKIVCISDPVVTELKKAIKKSEKLVVVGSVVDTDRFIGEHKTGFLHRELGIPLDYKIIGNVSAFEKVKDHYTWINAVEELHKRGLKAKYVLIGEGSLETSIKELVISKGLEKEVVFAGFRSDIHKCIPEFDLFLFTSKNEATGGVILESYASRVPVVAARAGGIPTVLIDNETGLLAEVGNPIDFADKVEQLLNCEVSQQKYIQKGFDFLMNTSTRAIIGNKINDILNQVVIREYSGA, from the coding sequence GTGATAGTGTGTCCTAAGAATTCCAGAATATTCGAAGTAGCCACACAACGGAATTTACAAGTTGTAGGCATTGATTATAAATCTCAATTTAGTATAAAAACAGCAAAACAATTAAAGAAGATTACAAGGGATTTTAATGCAAACATAGTACTTCTCCACAATAGTAAATCACATACTTTAGGAGTTATTTCATCTTTATTTTGCGGTCTAAAAACTCCAATGATTTTGTTCCGAACAATGATTAAAAATATTGGAACCAATTTTTTAAACAAATTCAAATACAATTATAAAGGAATCTGTAAAATCGTTTGCATATCTGACCCTGTAGTTACTGAGTTAAAAAAGGCAATAAAAAAGAGTGAAAAACTAGTAGTTGTAGGGAGCGTTGTAGATACAGATAGGTTTATTGGAGAACATAAAACAGGATTTCTTCATAGAGAATTAGGCATACCATTAGACTATAAAATAATAGGAAATGTTTCGGCCTTTGAAAAAGTTAAAGACCATTACACATGGATTAATGCCGTTGAAGAACTTCACAAAAGAGGACTAAAAGCAAAATACGTACTAATTGGCGAAGGCTCACTAGAAACTTCAATCAAAGAACTAGTAATTTCAAAAGGATTAGAAAAAGAGGTTGTATTTGCTGGTTTCAGAAGCGATATACATAAATGCATACCCGAATTTGACTTATTTTTATTTACCTCAAAAAATGAAGCCACTGGCGGGGTGATTTTAGAAAGTTACGCCTCTAGAGTTCCAGTTGTAGCCGCAAGAGCCGGTGGAATACCCACTGTTTTAATAGATAATGAAACTGGCTTACTCGCGGAAGTTGGAAATCCAATTGATTTTGCCGACAAAGTAGAACAATTGCTAAACTGCGAAGTATCACAGCAAAAGTATATTCAAAAGGGATTTGATTTCTTAATGAACACCTCAACCCGAGCAATTATAGGCAATAAAATTAATGACATTTTAAATCAAGTAGTAATAAGAGAGTATTCTGGCGCATAA